One region of Haloprofundus salilacus genomic DNA includes:
- a CDS encoding bile acid:sodium symporter family protein, protein MSTLDALRRVSRFASKYFVVWVLLFSGVALATPNTFTWIAPYISPLLGVIMLGMGLTLTPEDFRRLVERPRDVAIGALAQWLVMPAAAYGLTVLLALPPELAVGVILVGAAPGGTASNVMTYLGKGDVALSVAITTVTTLAAPVIMPAWVVFLLGEQLQVTFFEMFTSIVQIVIIPVVLGFALRYVLDRRAPAVAEAGLDVFPAVSVAAIVAIVAAVVGLNVENILTAAAAVVVAVVVHNAIGLGAGYGVGRATGMSEDRARTCAFEVGLQNSGLAVALATAFFSPAAALAPALFSVWHNVSGPALASYFSSVDDREPGAATATDR, encoded by the coding sequence ATGAGCACGCTCGATGCGCTTCGGCGCGTGAGCCGATTCGCGAGCAAGTACTTCGTCGTCTGGGTGCTGCTGTTCTCGGGCGTCGCGCTGGCCACGCCGAACACCTTCACTTGGATCGCCCCCTACATCTCGCCGTTACTCGGCGTCATCATGCTCGGCATGGGACTGACGCTCACCCCCGAGGACTTTCGCAGACTCGTCGAGCGCCCGCGGGACGTCGCAATCGGCGCGCTGGCGCAGTGGCTCGTCATGCCGGCCGCGGCGTACGGCTTGACCGTCCTACTGGCGCTACCGCCGGAACTCGCGGTCGGGGTCATCCTCGTCGGCGCGGCGCCGGGCGGCACGGCGTCGAACGTAATGACCTACCTCGGGAAGGGCGACGTTGCGCTGTCGGTCGCCATCACCACGGTGACGACGCTCGCCGCGCCGGTCATCATGCCCGCGTGGGTCGTTTTCCTCCTGGGCGAACAGCTGCAGGTGACGTTCTTCGAGATGTTCACGAGCATCGTCCAAATCGTCATCATTCCGGTGGTGCTCGGGTTCGCGCTCCGCTACGTCCTCGACCGACGGGCACCCGCCGTCGCCGAGGCGGGACTGGACGTCTTCCCGGCGGTGAGCGTCGCGGCTATCGTCGCCATCGTCGCCGCCGTCGTCGGCCTGAACGTTGAGAACATCCTCACGGCCGCGGCGGCGGTGGTCGTCGCCGTCGTCGTGCACAACGCCATCGGCCTCGGTGCCGGTTACGGCGTCGGACGCGCGACCGGGATGTCCGAGGACCGCGCCCGGACCTGCGCATTCGAGGTAGGTCTCCAGAACAGCGGGCTCGCTGTCGCACTGGCGACCGCCTTCTTTAGCCCGGCCGCTGCGCTCGCCCCGGCGCTGTTCAGCGTCTGGCACAACGTCTCCGGGCCGGCGCTAGCGAGCTACTTCTCTTCCGTCGACGACCGCGAGCCAGGGGCCGCGACGGCGACCGACCGGTGA
- a CDS encoding ubiquinol-cytochrome c reductase iron-sulfur subunit, translating into MSDVDTDVYPSPTKRRRFVKGVVGASALTGLAVIGEATVDLTTNPTGEGGGITEYYGIDVVGGPAPRGMPQIPVEIDDEGYLRGVWPSVETVGGGADAAPVARTQLGGIVYSNEWFQYCGVETAPGVDPTTEEDNYFRYAESSQYEWQNQEVSPNDRVNVADFEDYETWGNGIGQEGVGKPALVTWRSTNVEDSAAVIPVQLIRSVRIERAAQDNQWMRASTQQGFIAILDKCTHFCCVPGYKIDPASARFGAANGIYCPCHQSVYDPFVVSRQSFVAFPRPEGDE; encoded by the coding sequence ATGAGCGACGTCGATACCGATGTCTACCCGTCGCCGACCAAACGGCGGCGGTTCGTCAAAGGGGTCGTCGGAGCCAGCGCGCTCACCGGACTCGCGGTGATCGGTGAGGCGACGGTCGACCTGACGACGAATCCGACCGGCGAAGGTGGCGGAATCACCGAGTACTACGGTATCGACGTCGTCGGCGGTCCGGCACCCAGGGGAATGCCACAGATACCCGTCGAAATCGACGACGAAGGCTACCTCCGGGGCGTCTGGCCGTCCGTGGAGACCGTCGGCGGCGGCGCCGACGCGGCACCGGTCGCTCGAACGCAGTTGGGCGGTATTGTGTACAGCAACGAGTGGTTCCAGTACTGCGGCGTCGAGACCGCCCCGGGCGTCGACCCGACGACCGAGGAGGACAACTACTTCAGATACGCTGAGTCCAGTCAGTACGAGTGGCAGAACCAGGAGGTGTCGCCGAACGACCGAGTCAACGTCGCAGATTTCGAGGACTATGAGACGTGGGGGAACGGAATCGGTCAGGAGGGCGTCGGCAAGCCCGCACTCGTCACGTGGCGGTCGACGAACGTCGAAGACTCTGCGGCCGTCATCCCCGTCCAACTCATCAGAAGCGTCCGCATCGAGCGAGCGGCGCAGGACAACCAGTGGATGCGGGCCAGCACCCAACAGGGGTTCATCGCCATCCTCGACAAATGCACCCACTTCTGCTGCGTCCCCGGCTACAAGATAGACCCGGCGAGCGCGCGATTCGGCGCCGCGAACGGCATCTACTGTCCGTGTCACCAGTCCGTCTACGATCCGTTCGTCGTCTCGCGGCAGTCGTTCGTCGCGTTTCCCCGACCCGAGGGGGACGAGTAG
- a CDS encoding DUF7548 family protein has translation MTVADQSTPERSARAAPRLLVALASLGVFLAVFLPFLDRGTGIWVYYSASVLGPLTVGVLGVLVLLVVGAGPLTSMSPATLAGVALGGSVAMVIVAAFWALSVRHEVVLSLSRLDLFAYHRWILLGLTLVALAGAVWYAVAARGRSTA, from the coding sequence ATGACGGTGGCCGACCAGTCCACACCCGAACGCTCGGCGCGAGCAGCGCCTCGTCTCCTCGTCGCTCTCGCCTCGCTCGGCGTCTTTCTCGCCGTCTTCCTCCCCTTTTTAGACCGAGGAACTGGCATCTGGGTGTACTACTCTGCGTCGGTTCTCGGCCCGCTCACCGTCGGTGTGCTCGGGGTACTCGTCCTCCTCGTCGTCGGGGCCGGACCGCTCACCTCGATGAGTCCGGCCACGCTCGCAGGCGTCGCCCTCGGTGGGAGCGTCGCGATGGTTATCGTCGCCGCGTTCTGGGCTCTCTCGGTCCGCCACGAGGTCGTCCTGTCGCTCTCGCGGCTTGACCTGTTCGCCTACCACCGCTGGATTCTCCTCGGACTGACGCTCGTCGCCCTCGCGGGCGCGGTCTGGTACGCGGTGGCGGCGAGGGGTCGGTCGACGGCGTAG